CCTCGCCGCATTCTATTATCGCGGCGGGCTCTGGGAGCCGATTGCGGCATTTGCGTTCGGTACCGGGCGCAAGATCACCGCACCGATCTAAACCCCGTTTGCCGCTCCAAGCACAGCGCGAACGCTGGCCGTTGCGACGTCGGCGTCGATACCCACACCGAACACCGTTTTACCTGCGGCCGTTCGACATTCTACATAAGCTGCGGCCTGCGCATCGCTGCCACCGCTGAGGGCATGTTCGCTGAAATCGACCACATCAAGTTCGATCCCGCATTGCTCTTTTAAAGCGGCGATCACACTCGAAATCAGGCCATTACCGCGCCCACTCACCCATCGTTCGACGCCATCCACAGTGATTCTACCGACGAAAATGCGGTCACCGTTGCTTGCGCGGGTTTCCTCATAGTCGCCGAGCATGAAACGCTGTGGCCCTTCAAGATGATAAGCGGTCTGGAACGCCCCCCAGATATCGGCCGCATGAAGTTCGCGGCTGTTTTCATCGGCCAGCGCCTGCACATGACGGCTGAGGTCACCCTGCATTCGCTTCGGCAGTTTCAGGCCCTTATCCTGTTCCAGCACCCAGGCGACGCCGCCCTTGCCCGACTGCGAATTAACGCGGATCACAGCTTCGTAACTGCGACCCAGATCGGCAGGGTCGATCGGCAGATAGGGCACTTCCCAGAACTGGTCGTTACGTTGTTCCTGAACGACGAAACCTTTTTTGATCGCGTCCTGATGACTGCCGGAGAACGCAGTGAAAACCAGATCACCGACGTAAGGCTGGCGCGGGTGGGTAGCGATGCCGGTGCAATATTCGACGGTCTTTACCACACTGTCTATATCCGAAAAGTCCAGACCCGGATCGACGCCCTGCGTATAAAGATTGAGCGCAACCGTAACCAGATCGACATTGCCCGTGCGTTCGCCATTGCCCAACAAGCAGCCCTCGACGCGATCGGCACCGGCCATCAGTCCTAGTTCGGTCGCGGCAACGCCGGTCCCACGATCATTATGCGCGTGCAGGCTGATGACCACGGAATCACGGTTGGGAATATTACGGCCGAACCATTCGATCTGGTCGGCATATATATTTGGGGTCGCGCACTCGACTGTCGCGGGCAGGTTGAAGATAATCGGTTTTTCAGGCGTTGGGCGCAGGACATCCATCACAGATTCACAGACTTCCAGACTGAAATCGAGTTCGGCGGTAGAGAATGTCTCGGGGCTATATTCGAAACTCCAATCAGTTTCGGGGCGTTTCGCTGCTTCGTCGCGAACGATCATCGCACCTTCGATGGCGATTTGTTTGATCTGCTGTCGATCCATACCGAAAACGATCTTGCGCCAGGCTGGTGAAACGGCATTGTACAAGTGAACGATCGCACGCGGCGCACCCTCCAACGATTTGAAGCTGGTTTCGATGAGGTCACGGCGCGACTGTGTCAGTATCTGGATTGTCACGTCATCCGGAATTGTCCCACTGCGGACCAGACCACTGATAAAGTCAAATTCGACCGCACCAGCGCTCGGAAACCCGACTTCGATCTCCTTAACACCGAGGCGCACCAACATATCGAAAAAGCGCTGCTTCTTCTCGCTGTCCATCGGGTCGATAAGGGCCTGATTGCCGTCGCGCATATCGGTCGAAAGCCAGCGCGGCGCGCGGGTGATCGTTTTCGAAGGCCATTGCCGATCCGGCAAATCTATCTGGGGGAAAGGTCGGTATTTTACAGATGGGTCGCGCAGCATTTTGATCTCGCATCGCTTCGAGTGAGGTTGGGATTTTGACCCTTAAGTCGCGATGTGCGCCATGCGCACGACAGTTCGCGCCTAAGGGCGCGTAAGTCGAAGGAGCAGGGAGCGAAGGCTGTGCATAACGCTGCTAATAGCCCGCGTCATGCCGTCCTGTCTAGCCCGCAGCCTGGAAAGCAGCCGCAATCGACAAGTGAACTTCGTCGGAAACGAGCGGTACGTACGCCTTAATGCCGAAATCGCTTCGCTTGATGTCGGCCGATCCGGTGAATCCGATATTGGCTTTCTTGTTCGTCGAGCTGCTGACTCCGGTGAAGACTGCTTCGATCGTGACTGGCTTGGTCACGCCGTGCAAAGTCAGATTGCCGGTAATGTCCGCCGTTGTAGCGCTGGTGGATGTGACTTTCGTGGAAACGAAAGTCATTGTCGGATATTTCGTGGCATCGAACCAGTCGGCGCTTTTCAGTTCGCCAGTTAATTTGTCGCTGGTCGTTTGCACGCTGGCAACCGGGACGCTGATCGAAACCTTAGTTGTCGCGAGGTTTTTTGGATCGATGATGAGCTTGCCGGACGCCTGTGAGAACATCCCGCTGAACAAGCTGACACCGAGGTGATTGACCGTCCACGCGATTTGCGTGTGGTATGACTCGACGTCGTAATTGCCCGCCACAACCTTGGTTACATCGCTGGTACCGAGTGTCGGCAACTGCGCAATGGCGGGGGCAGCGAGAGCGAAAGCGGCGGCAACAAACATTTTGGTACGCATGGGTAATCCTCCCGTAAGTTGCCGCCGATTTTGCCCTTAGTTTTTCGCCTT
This genomic stretch from Sphingomonas paeninsulae harbors:
- the leuA gene encoding 2-isopropylmalate synthase encodes the protein MLRDPSVKYRPFPQIDLPDRQWPSKTITRAPRWLSTDMRDGNQALIDPMDSEKKQRFFDMLVRLGVKEIEVGFPSAGAVEFDFISGLVRSGTIPDDVTIQILTQSRRDLIETSFKSLEGAPRAIVHLYNAVSPAWRKIVFGMDRQQIKQIAIEGAMIVRDEAAKRPETDWSFEYSPETFSTAELDFSLEVCESVMDVLRPTPEKPIIFNLPATVECATPNIYADQIEWFGRNIPNRDSVVISLHAHNDRGTGVAATELGLMAGADRVEGCLLGNGERTGNVDLVTVALNLYTQGVDPGLDFSDIDSVVKTVEYCTGIATHPRQPYVGDLVFTAFSGSHQDAIKKGFVVQEQRNDQFWEVPYLPIDPADLGRSYEAVIRVNSQSGKGGVAWVLEQDKGLKLPKRMQGDLSRHVQALADENSRELHAADIWGAFQTAYHLEGPQRFMLGDYEETRASNGDRIFVGRITVDGVERWVSGRGNGLISSVIAALKEQCGIELDVVDFSEHALSGGSDAQAAAYVECRTAAGKTVFGVGIDADVATASVRAVLGAANGV
- a CDS encoding YceI family protein, encoding MRTKMFVAAAFALAAPAIAQLPTLGTSDVTKVVAGNYDVESYHTQIAWTVNHLGVSLFSGMFSQASGKLIIDPKNLATTKVSISVPVASVQTTSDKLTGELKSADWFDATKYPTMTFVSTKVTSTSATTADITGNLTLHGVTKPVTIEAVFTGVSSSTNKKANIGFTGSADIKRSDFGIKAYVPLVSDEVHLSIAAAFQAAG